A stretch of Pelagicoccus sp. SDUM812003 DNA encodes these proteins:
- a CDS encoding sigma-54 dependent transcriptional regulator, translated as MGTFLSGREILIVEDEALLRKRLVAFLEKRGAACTGVGTLAEGRNALENLPLDYVLADVNLPDGLGLDLIERAREQGDIPIVIMTADGGVDVAVEAMRRGASDYLSKPFDPQEIPLVLARAETSRRDQRLKTHRKRETDIPSDEQGLFFGDALESFRAQLERVIEADRRLSDKLPPILIEGETGTGKTSVARWLHANGSRHDKELVVVNCAALPEQLAESELFGHEKGAFTDAKQTRIGLFEAADGGTLFLDEIASLSSSLQAKALTAIEEGRIRKVGSSKEVEINVRLIAASNRPLKDLVEKGEFREDLYHRLNLLQFTIPPLRSRGEDTVRMAEHLLEKLSRKYGYSGAAFSKRCLAWIRDYDWPGNVRELEHEIERALILGVPESLEFVSMAPSSIESSHREEEDWLASGWSVPEQGFSLENAIDRLIDLAIEQCGGNVSKAARRLGVQRDYIRYRKSKKG; from the coding sequence ATGGGCACCTTTTTGAGTGGTCGCGAAATTCTAATCGTCGAAGACGAGGCCTTGCTGCGCAAGCGTCTGGTGGCGTTTCTGGAGAAGCGGGGCGCGGCTTGCACGGGAGTGGGCACGCTGGCAGAGGGGCGCAACGCGTTGGAAAACCTTCCACTCGACTACGTGCTGGCGGACGTGAATCTGCCGGATGGCCTAGGCCTGGACCTTATCGAGCGGGCCCGCGAGCAGGGCGATATCCCGATAGTGATCATGACGGCCGATGGAGGCGTTGATGTGGCGGTGGAGGCGATGCGACGCGGGGCCAGCGACTACCTTTCCAAACCCTTCGATCCGCAGGAGATCCCGTTGGTCTTGGCCCGCGCGGAAACGAGTCGCCGCGACCAACGCCTAAAGACGCATCGCAAGCGGGAAACGGATATTCCGAGCGACGAGCAAGGGCTTTTTTTTGGCGATGCCTTGGAGAGCTTTCGCGCCCAGTTGGAGAGGGTCATCGAGGCGGACCGTCGTCTGAGCGACAAACTGCCGCCGATCTTGATCGAAGGAGAAACCGGCACCGGGAAGACCAGCGTGGCTCGCTGGCTGCATGCCAATGGCTCGCGCCACGACAAGGAGCTGGTAGTGGTGAATTGCGCCGCTTTGCCCGAGCAGCTGGCGGAGTCGGAGCTCTTCGGGCACGAGAAGGGGGCCTTCACCGATGCCAAGCAAACCCGCATCGGCTTGTTCGAAGCGGCGGATGGAGGCACGCTCTTTCTAGACGAAATCGCCAGCTTATCGAGTTCACTGCAGGCCAAGGCGCTGACTGCCATAGAGGAAGGACGTATCCGAAAAGTGGGGAGCTCGAAAGAAGTGGAGATAAACGTACGCCTCATCGCCGCGTCGAATCGCCCATTGAAGGATCTGGTCGAAAAAGGGGAGTTTCGCGAAGATCTGTATCATCGCCTGAACCTTTTGCAGTTCACCATTCCCCCGCTTCGATCGCGAGGAGAAGATACCGTACGCATGGCGGAGCATTTGCTGGAAAAGCTGTCACGAAAATATGGGTACAGCGGAGCTGCCTTTTCCAAGCGTTGCCTCGCTTGGATTCGAGACTACGACTGGCCTGGCAACGTGCGGGAGCTGGAGCACGAGATCGAGCGAGCGTTGATTTTGGGCGTGCCGGAGTCGCTGGAGTTTGTATCCATGGCGCCGAGCTCTATCGAGTCGTCGCATCGCGAAGAAGAGGATTGGCTCGCGAGCGGTTGGAGCGTGCCGGAGCAAGGCTTTTCGCTGGAGAACGCGATAGATCGCCTCATCGATCTGGCGATCGAGCAGTGCGGTGGAAATGTATCCAAAGCGGCGCGACGATTAGGGGTGCAACGAGACTACATCCGCTACCGGAAGAGCAAGAAAGGGTGA
- a CDS encoding 50S ribosomal protein L11 methyltransferase, whose protein sequence is MIEITIHVTAEEFAILEEAVFEIEDATRWNLFEDFESKGYRAQGIFESQAEANEAWEELSAISEVKAKPILRELKDSDWKDSYKEHFKPWSIGPIHWVPVWLKDEYTLPVGHEAVWLDPGMAFGTGNHETTRLCVERLIEARERLGSSAVSAATVVDAGCGSGILAISARKLGFASVTGFDNDPDAVRIAIENGELNETPEIPFTVDDLESGFPQQPYGVVIANILAVVLIEFRERIAPTVAEGGTLILSGILGKEAESVKNAFAPLRDWKSIELHELGEWTSVTLQA, encoded by the coding sequence ATGATCGAAATCACTATACACGTCACCGCGGAGGAATTCGCCATCCTGGAGGAGGCCGTTTTCGAGATCGAAGACGCCACGCGTTGGAATCTTTTCGAGGACTTCGAGAGCAAGGGTTATCGCGCTCAAGGCATCTTCGAATCGCAAGCCGAAGCGAACGAGGCCTGGGAGGAGCTCTCCGCCATCTCCGAAGTGAAGGCGAAGCCGATACTTAGGGAGCTGAAGGACTCCGACTGGAAGGATAGCTACAAGGAGCATTTCAAGCCGTGGTCGATTGGGCCCATTCATTGGGTGCCAGTGTGGTTGAAAGACGAATACACGCTACCGGTCGGACATGAAGCGGTCTGGCTCGATCCGGGCATGGCCTTCGGAACGGGCAACCACGAGACGACGCGGCTGTGCGTGGAACGCTTGATCGAAGCGCGCGAGCGCCTTGGCAGCTCCGCGGTCAGCGCCGCCACGGTTGTCGATGCCGGCTGCGGTTCAGGCATTCTCGCCATCTCTGCCCGCAAGCTTGGCTTTGCTTCGGTGACTGGTTTCGACAATGATCCGGATGCGGTGCGCATCGCGATCGAAAACGGGGAGCTCAACGAGACGCCGGAGATCCCTTTTACGGTAGACGATCTGGAAAGCGGCTTCCCACAGCAGCCTTACGGTGTGGTGATCGCGAACATTCTCGCGGTGGTGCTGATCGAGTTTCGCGAGCGAATCGCCCCGACCGTTGCGGAGGGGGGGACCTTGATCCTGAGCGGGATCCTGGGCAAGGAGGCGGAATCCGTGAAAAACGCCTTCGCTCCGCTGCGCGATTGGAAATCGATCGAGCTTCACGAGCTGGGCGAGTGGACAAGCGTGACGCTTCAAGCCTAG
- the miaA gene encoding tRNA (adenosine(37)-N6)-dimethylallyltransferase MiaA, with product MDDSTQSKRKKAVRLDPFFCLSGCTAVGKTELSLQWAEANDAEIVSCDSLLFYRGMDIGTAKPTAEERARVPHHLIDILEPSEPMDVGRFVELAIESIREIQSRGRKALITGGSGFYLKAFLAPVVDEVEVTEAISRQVADVMESGLERAVEELRRRNPEGLDGLDERNPRRVSKALERCLQSGRTLLQLKQSFRSLRNPLIDAEKRVVILERDTESLNRRIEQRVHLMLQAGLLKEVELLLQRGIERNPSASRSIGYRETIGYLKGEYDRQEMVEKLIVNTRRLAKKQRTWFRGQLPPGAIHRRVDETPLEVSTLFEG from the coding sequence ATGGACGATTCTACACAGTCAAAACGTAAAAAAGCGGTGCGTCTGGATCCGTTTTTTTGCCTCTCGGGTTGCACGGCGGTGGGCAAGACGGAGCTCTCGCTGCAATGGGCGGAGGCCAACGACGCGGAGATCGTGTCCTGCGACTCGCTGCTTTTCTACCGAGGCATGGATATTGGCACGGCTAAGCCGACTGCCGAGGAACGAGCCCGGGTGCCTCACCACCTGATCGACATTCTCGAGCCGAGCGAACCCATGGATGTGGGGCGATTCGTGGAGCTGGCTATCGAGTCCATCCGGGAAATCCAGTCGCGTGGGCGCAAGGCCCTGATCACGGGGGGCAGCGGCTTCTACCTGAAGGCCTTTCTCGCTCCAGTGGTCGACGAGGTGGAAGTCACCGAGGCGATTTCGCGCCAGGTGGCGGACGTGATGGAGTCGGGGCTGGAGCGGGCGGTGGAGGAGCTGCGCCGGCGGAATCCCGAGGGACTCGATGGATTGGACGAACGAAATCCGCGTCGCGTCAGCAAGGCTCTGGAACGCTGTTTGCAGTCAGGTCGGACGCTGCTGCAGCTGAAGCAGTCGTTTCGGTCCCTTCGCAACCCCCTGATTGATGCGGAAAAGAGGGTGGTGATACTCGAGCGCGATACTGAGAGCTTGAATCGCCGAATCGAGCAGCGCGTCCACCTAATGCTCCAGGCGGGACTGCTGAAGGAGGTCGAGCTCCTGCTGCAGCGGGGCATCGAGCGCAATCCCAGCGCCAGCCGCTCCATCGGCTATCGCGAAACGATTGGGTATCTAAAAGGCGAATACGATCGCCAGGAGATGGTGGAAAAGCTCATCGTGAACACCCGCCGGCTCGCCAAGAAGCAGCGCACGTGGTTTCGCGGTCAGCTGCCGCCAGGCGCGATCCACCGACGGGTCGATGAAACGCCGCTCGAGGTCTCGACGCTCTTCGAGGGATGA
- a CDS encoding UDP-2,3-diacylglucosamine diphosphatase: MKKPPLKYKSIFISDVHLGTLNCKVKEVLHFLKNTRCDRLVLNGDIIDGWQLGRGSRWTKDHTKFVRWVLKKVEKKQQEVIYLRGNHDDILSRFLPLQFSTVSIVEDYIHETPNGRYLVLHGDIFDTVTKNFTFLAHLGDWGYKMLMNINRWYNKYRAWRGKDYHSLSKAIKAKVKKAVNFISDFEEKLAKLAESRGCVGVICGHIHTPADKMFGDLHYLNSGDWVESLSAIVEHHDGRFELVHFADFALEYPMKSEDPNADDGGSEEDAYPIEIVTQALSEKSSA; this comes from the coding sequence ATGAAGAAGCCACCGCTCAAATACAAGTCGATCTTCATATCGGACGTTCACCTTGGCACCCTCAATTGCAAGGTGAAGGAAGTGCTGCACTTTCTGAAAAACACGCGCTGCGATCGGCTTGTGCTCAACGGCGACATCATCGATGGCTGGCAGCTGGGCCGCGGAAGCCGTTGGACCAAGGACCACACGAAATTTGTGAGGTGGGTGCTCAAAAAGGTGGAGAAGAAGCAGCAGGAGGTCATCTACCTGCGCGGGAACCATGACGATATCCTGAGCCGCTTCCTGCCCTTGCAATTTTCCACGGTATCCATCGTGGAGGACTACATTCACGAAACGCCCAACGGCCGCTATCTGGTGCTGCACGGCGACATCTTCGACACCGTGACGAAGAATTTCACCTTCCTGGCCCATCTCGGCGACTGGGGCTACAAGATGCTGATGAACATCAACCGCTGGTACAACAAGTACCGAGCATGGCGAGGGAAGGACTACCACTCCCTCTCCAAGGCGATCAAAGCCAAGGTAAAGAAAGCGGTTAACTTCATTTCGGATTTCGAGGAAAAGCTGGCCAAGCTCGCCGAATCCAGAGGCTGCGTCGGCGTGATCTGCGGGCACATCCACACTCCCGCAGACAAGATGTTCGGCGATTTGCACTACCTCAACTCCGGAGACTGGGTGGAATCGCTCTCCGCCATCGTGGAGCACCATGACGGACGCTTCGAGCTGGTCCACTTCGCCGATTTCGCCCTCGAATACCCGATGAAAAGCGAGGACCCCAACGCCGATGACGGTGGCTCCGAAGAGGACGCCTACCCGATCGAAATCGTCACCCAGGCCCTGTCCGAAAAAAGCAGCGCCTAG
- a CDS encoding mechanosensitive ion channel family protein, whose protein sequence is MLGHLILPLAQAATPDAATEESADIIVKAQETSQQVIDYLIAFATSYGMNIIGAIIILVIGSMVSKFVSKRVEGFILKSPSTDSSIAAIARKVSYAGLMTIVIIIVLGKFGVETASLIAVLGTAGLAIGLALQGTLSNIAAGVMILILKPFKAGNAVKIAGGDVYLVDQIGLFVTHAHQPDCPRVMIPNSKIWGNIIVNFSDTDQGLRRFDIPFGISYGDDINAALEILEKLAADDPRVKTDPAPFIKVDSLGDSSVNILFRVYTAASDWWPAKLELTKAGKEALEAGGLTIPFPQQDVYMHQVSESKS, encoded by the coding sequence ATGTTAGGTCACCTAATCCTTCCTCTCGCTCAGGCCGCCACGCCTGACGCCGCAACCGAAGAATCCGCCGATATCATCGTGAAAGCGCAGGAAACCTCTCAGCAGGTCATCGACTACCTGATCGCTTTCGCCACCAGCTACGGGATGAATATCATCGGAGCCATCATCATTCTGGTGATCGGCTCGATGGTCTCCAAGTTCGTCAGCAAACGCGTCGAAGGCTTCATCCTAAAATCGCCCAGCACTGACAGCTCGATCGCAGCCATCGCTCGCAAGGTGAGCTATGCCGGCTTGATGACCATCGTCATCATCATCGTGCTCGGCAAGTTCGGGGTGGAAACCGCCAGCCTCATCGCAGTGCTCGGTACCGCCGGTCTGGCCATCGGTCTAGCCTTGCAAGGCACGCTGAGCAACATAGCGGCGGGCGTAATGATCCTCATCCTCAAGCCGTTCAAGGCGGGGAATGCCGTCAAGATCGCCGGCGGAGACGTCTACCTGGTCGATCAGATCGGACTCTTCGTGACGCACGCCCACCAGCCCGACTGCCCGCGGGTCATGATTCCCAACTCCAAGATCTGGGGCAATATCATCGTCAATTTCTCCGACACCGATCAAGGCCTGCGCCGCTTCGACATTCCTTTTGGCATTTCCTATGGCGACGATATCAATGCAGCCCTTGAAATCCTCGAAAAGCTCGCCGCCGACGATCCTCGCGTGAAGACGGACCCAGCGCCCTTCATCAAGGTCGATAGCCTAGGCGACTCGTCGGTCAACATTCTCTTCCGCGTCTACACCGCGGCATCCGACTGGTGGCCGGCCAAGCTCGAGCTCACCAAGGCTGGCAAGGAAGCCCTGGAAGCAGGCGGCCTCACCATCCCATTCCCGCAGCAGGACGTTTACATGCACCAGGTGTCCGAATCGAAATCCTAG
- a CDS encoding YqaE/Pmp3 family membrane protein, with protein MDDKVLKVILAILLAPVAVFIQVGATKHLWINLVLLVLTFGTASMVHALWLVLTDQKPS; from the coding sequence ATGGACGACAAAGTTCTCAAGGTCATCCTGGCGATCCTACTCGCCCCGGTGGCGGTCTTCATTCAGGTCGGGGCCACCAAGCACCTTTGGATCAATCTGGTTCTTCTGGTGCTCACCTTCGGCACCGCCTCCATGGTACACGCCCTCTGGCTGGTGCTGACGGACCAGAAACCGTCGTAA
- the floA gene encoding flotillin-like protein FloA (flotillin-like protein involved in membrane lipid rafts), translating into MISNTMITIALAVVGLIGLVVFFYLLSFFQTWLKAVLARATVGFATLVAMRLRGVPYNAVVDAKITAVKAGIDLHEGQLEAHYLAGGNLLPTVQAIIAAKKAGISLDWERACAIDLATKGSEKSVVEAVRTSVDPKVIDCPSQDGPKKTIDGVAKDGIQVKAKARVTVRTNLDRFVGGAKEETIIARVGEGIVTTIGSADSYKTVLESPDSISRVVLDRGLDVGTAFEILSIDIADVDVGQNVGAMLQEAQAEANKNMAQAQAEIRRAAAVALEQEMQARVQEMRAKVVEAEAQVPLAMAEAFRSGNLGIMDYYKMKNVESDTRMRDSISGKGESEKDAK; encoded by the coding sequence ATGATAAGCAATACAATGATCACAATCGCTTTGGCGGTCGTAGGCCTGATCGGTCTCGTCGTCTTCTTCTATCTATTATCCTTCTTCCAGACCTGGCTGAAAGCGGTGTTGGCGCGAGCGACTGTGGGCTTCGCCACTCTGGTGGCGATGCGTTTGCGAGGCGTGCCCTACAACGCGGTAGTCGACGCGAAAATCACTGCCGTGAAGGCAGGGATCGATCTTCACGAGGGCCAGCTCGAAGCTCACTACTTGGCAGGGGGCAACCTGCTGCCCACGGTACAGGCGATCATCGCTGCCAAGAAGGCGGGCATCAGTCTGGATTGGGAGCGAGCCTGCGCCATCGACCTGGCGACGAAGGGCTCGGAGAAGTCGGTCGTGGAAGCGGTTCGCACCTCGGTCGACCCGAAAGTGATCGATTGCCCAAGTCAGGACGGTCCGAAGAAGACCATCGATGGTGTCGCCAAAGATGGAATACAAGTGAAAGCCAAAGCTCGCGTGACGGTCCGCACCAATCTCGACCGATTCGTCGGGGGAGCCAAGGAGGAAACCATCATCGCCCGCGTTGGGGAGGGCATCGTGACCACCATCGGTTCGGCCGATAGCTACAAGACGGTTCTGGAAAGTCCGGACAGCATTTCACGCGTGGTCTTGGATCGTGGCTTGGATGTGGGTACCGCGTTTGAGATCCTCTCCATCGACATCGCCGACGTGGATGTGGGCCAGAACGTTGGGGCCATGCTGCAGGAGGCCCAGGCCGAAGCGAACAAGAACATGGCTCAGGCCCAAGCGGAAATCCGTCGCGCCGCGGCGGTGGCTCTGGAGCAGGAAATGCAAGCGAGAGTGCAGGAGATGCGGGCTAAGGTGGTGGAAGCGGAGGCTCAGGTGCCGCTCGCCATGGCGGAGGCTTTCCGCAGTGGAAATCTGGGCATCATGGACTACTACAAGATGAAGAATGTGGAGTCCGACACGCGCATGCGCGATTCCATATCCGGCAAGGGCGAAAGCGAGAAGGACGCCAAGTAG
- a CDS encoding NfeD family protein produces the protein MSVIVGLLVLGFALIMLEIFIPGGIVGLFGGASLLFGIWLAYREFGVDGALIAFLVSVVGVVLCLFVEYKILPKTKVGKRLFLEDRVSGRSQPDVGQSELIGATGRAVTALAPSGQIVVDGRKLEACSRSGFLNKGQKVRIDSVDQFKVTVSKI, from the coding sequence ATGAGCGTGATCGTGGGACTGCTGGTGCTGGGCTTCGCCCTCATCATGTTGGAAATCTTCATTCCAGGTGGCATCGTGGGGCTCTTTGGTGGGGCGAGCCTGCTGTTCGGCATCTGGCTCGCCTACCGCGAATTCGGGGTGGACGGGGCCTTGATCGCCTTTCTGGTCAGCGTGGTGGGAGTTGTGCTTTGCTTGTTCGTGGAGTACAAGATTCTGCCCAAGACCAAGGTGGGGAAGCGGCTGTTTCTCGAGGACCGCGTTTCCGGGAGGAGTCAGCCGGATGTGGGTCAGAGCGAGTTGATCGGGGCGACGGGTCGCGCGGTCACCGCGCTGGCGCCGTCCGGCCAAATCGTGGTGGACGGCCGCAAGCTCGAGGCCTGTTCGCGTAGTGGTTTTCTGAATAAAGGACAAAAAGTACGCATCGACTCAGTCGATCAGTTCAAAGTAACCGTATCCAAAATTTGA
- a CDS encoding NfeD family protein, which produces MTNRCLTLLSAFLVAWSSPLFIRAQEVEQTPAESAAEPVQAESVEAPRAAAQSRFYVIPVQGPIGQPTLFAIRGGVKTAIEEEYDYVVLDMDTPGGRLDSTLEIMEVLDRFPGKTLTYVNDEATSAGAIIASVTQQIYFAPKATMGSAEPVTGQGEDINDSMKRKLMSYLNAKMEAYTGEYPYRSEVIRAMMDPDFELKIGDEVICPEGELLNLNAKRAHMEYGDPPSPLLGSGIVDELDPLLRSLAGGKEPQITRFQATWSLNLAEFIVSLAPFLLAVAFITVYIEFQSPGFGVFGITGVICFLVAIFGHNVAGLSGHEPMLLFLLGILLLSLEVFVAPGTLFFAIPGFVIMIASLIWAMADIWPANTPDYQWEWAMFEEPIRNLLGGSLLGIVMILILARFLPKTFIWDRLVLKEAVVGDARVPESPDLGTSPSPLNGSLARAVSDLHPSGEIEFEGRRFDARCETGSIRRGARVKVLRREDFAYVVEEARS; this is translated from the coding sequence ATGACAAATCGTTGCCTTACCCTGTTGAGCGCCTTCCTCGTCGCTTGGTCGTCCCCGCTTTTCATCCGTGCTCAGGAGGTCGAGCAGACGCCCGCCGAAAGCGCGGCGGAGCCGGTCCAGGCCGAGTCGGTTGAAGCTCCCCGAGCCGCTGCGCAGAGCCGCTTCTACGTGATCCCAGTGCAGGGACCGATCGGGCAGCCGACGCTTTTCGCTATTCGCGGTGGAGTGAAGACCGCTATCGAGGAGGAGTACGACTACGTGGTGCTGGACATGGACACGCCTGGCGGACGGCTCGATTCGACTTTGGAAATCATGGAGGTGCTGGATCGCTTCCCGGGAAAGACGCTGACCTATGTCAACGACGAGGCGACTTCCGCGGGGGCCATCATCGCGTCGGTCACGCAGCAGATCTATTTCGCTCCCAAGGCCACTATGGGGAGCGCGGAGCCGGTGACGGGGCAGGGCGAGGATATCAACGATTCTATGAAACGTAAGCTCATGTCCTACCTCAACGCGAAGATGGAGGCGTATACCGGCGAGTATCCGTACCGCAGCGAGGTCATTCGCGCCATGATGGACCCCGATTTCGAGCTGAAGATCGGCGACGAAGTGATTTGCCCGGAGGGCGAGCTGCTGAATCTAAACGCCAAGCGAGCCCATATGGAGTACGGAGACCCACCGTCTCCGCTGCTGGGATCTGGCATCGTGGATGAACTGGATCCGTTGCTGAGAAGCCTGGCAGGGGGAAAGGAGCCGCAGATCACCCGCTTCCAGGCGACATGGTCGCTCAACCTGGCGGAGTTCATCGTGAGTCTGGCCCCGTTTCTCTTGGCGGTGGCGTTCATCACGGTCTACATCGAGTTTCAGTCGCCCGGATTTGGCGTGTTCGGCATCACTGGAGTGATCTGCTTTCTGGTGGCCATATTCGGCCACAACGTGGCGGGACTGTCCGGTCACGAGCCCATGTTGCTCTTCCTGCTGGGCATTTTGCTGCTGTCGCTCGAGGTATTCGTAGCCCCGGGCACCTTGTTTTTCGCGATTCCCGGCTTCGTGATCATGATCGCGAGCCTTATTTGGGCTATGGCGGACATCTGGCCGGCCAACACGCCTGACTATCAGTGGGAGTGGGCGATGTTCGAAGAGCCGATCCGAAACCTGCTGGGCGGTTCCTTGCTTGGGATTGTGATGATTCTCATACTGGCCCGCTTCCTGCCGAAAACCTTCATCTGGGACCGTCTGGTGTTGAAGGAGGCTGTGGTCGGCGATGCCCGCGTTCCTGAGTCGCCAGACCTCGGGACGTCGCCGTCGCCGCTGAACGGCAGCTTGGCCAGGGCGGTCTCCGATCTGCATCCCTCGGGAGAAATCGAGTTCGAGGGCCGGCGTTTCGATGCGCGCTGCGAGACCGGCTCCATACGGCGCGGAGCTCGGGTCAAGGTGCTTCGTCGCGAGGATTTCGCCTACGTCGTGGAGGAGGCCCGCTCATGA